The segment TCAATATCTCCTGCCGATGTTCCTTGCCCTCAAGGAGCTCGTCTGCAAAGTAGCTTGGATCTTCACGCAAAGTCCAGATGTGCTCTGCGGCGTGCGAAGCTCGTGCAGCCAACAGCGATTCGATGTTCTCCAAGTCAAGTTTAGCAGGGACTCGGTACGGTGCTTCCTCCGCCAAAGTGGCTAATGAAGCCAGGCCGCTGGGGTCATTGTTGGCTTTGAGAGGCGGCTCTGGTTCAATCGGATACACATCACTGGTTAGTTCATCCGCTGGAATCTCGTGAAGAATTTGCTGACAGCAGGAAACAAGGAATTCTAGAAGCCGACTCTGGGCTTCCAAAATGGCAAGACCTTCTCCCGGCAGAAACTGTTTGCGGGAGGTCATCCAGTCGAACGCCTCGTCGTGCTCATCCCAACCAACTAATCTGCCATATTCGTTCTCTGCAGTGACGCCGTTCAACGTCATGACATACCCATTGAGAAATATGGGCACAAGAAACATGGACAAGTTTCCAAACTGCATCACGTCGCCATCAGCGGCCGCAAAAACGCTAGGGTGATTTCTTGCCCTGGCGTTGAGCAGCAATAGCAGCGTCTTTGGCCTGGCCAGATCCTCCTGGTTGATGTAGGGCCAAATAAAGCATCCGCGGTACTGCGCTGCTACTGCTTCCTGCAGCTGCTTTGAGTACTTGCGAAAAACCGCAAAATCGGGGCGGTGTGTAGCCGGCATGTCTGGCCAAGCCTCAAGCAACAGCTTCAGTCGCTgtgtcctcgtcttcttctcccatcGCCTCTGAATCTTGGCCTCGTGTCGGTCAACAATCGCCCTGAGAAGGTTGAAGGAGGCAGATATCTGCTTCTTCCTTTGCTGAGATTCATGACGAACTTCTGACGGCGTCTGGGTCTTGGGAGGCGCAAAACCTCGGGCAGCGTACATGCCGAATGCGTCACTGTTATTGTTCCAATCGATGTCTTCTAGCTCGGGAATGTCCACATCGTCAAGCTCAGGGTGCGGCTCGAATGGGTTAAAGCGATACTCTGTTCGACTTGGGAGAGGATTCATTGCAGAGATTCGATATCTGCAACACGCTGCAGAATGTGAGCGTCCAGGGCGATGGAAATGATGGTGCGGCTAGAATGGGCCATCAGGCAAGTCTCTGACGGCGTGTTGGTCAATGCGCCAAGACAAGACTCACGTGCACAAGGTGACACAATTTATGAAACCTCTGTCTGATAGAAATAAGACCCAATTTAGCAggaaatatattatagtatatttatgtATATTTGTTCATTAGTACAATACCTTGCCACACGCGCTTACTTCTATTAGTGCTTCCATATTAAGCAAACTGGCACATTTTTCGTCCACGAgaatagctttaatttatGCTTTATGCACGCACGGGTCCCACAGCTGCTTTATTACCATGCCGAGAGGCGAGaacgaaaaaaaatcaaTTCATGGTTAAGAGTCAGAAACTTGAGACGGTAAAACGATTGGGGTATCAATTGGCCGGTACATTGTATTCTGGAGTCCCTCGCCCTTATTCGCCGCCAGTCAGCTCCATCCCTTGAAATAAATCCAGCCAGTCTTCTAAGTTCTCATCGATAAACACCTGCAACTCCCAAGACTCTTGAGTCAGACTCTCAGCAGGACCATCCCAAAGATATATATCCGCAAGTAATTCCTCCCCGGAAGTTTTCCCATCTTGATCTAAAATATGTACCTTTGTAGAAACGGGCTTATAGATCTCGCCCTCAAAGTCATCCAGCTTTCTCCGCTGTGACATGTTCTGAAAGGTAATTAGGTAGCCATCAATGTGCGAGTCTTTTTGAATGGTGGCGGCTGGGTAATCGCGGCCTTGTAATCTGTATCGAGCGAACCCATAGACCCTAGCAGGGCGGATCAGGCTGTCGACACAATGAACGTTGGATGAATCCCCCGTGATTGCCCAGGCAAGTAGCTCTTTTGCACAGAGCGTTCCGTAGACAAATAAGGGAGTTGGCTGAGGGGGTATTTCGTCTGCCATCTTGTCGCACTCTTGGAAGATATCCCGCTACTCAAGAACTTTTAAATCGTTAGCTCTTGTGGGATCAACTGGTACGCTTGGGTTTTTGGTTTGGTTTGGTTGCACCTGCTCAAGCCGGGAGTTACCTTTTCGTTCAGCGTCTGCAGAAATGACCAAATGAAGGCCGAGGTGGTGAGTGGTGAAGGAAAGGAGTAGCCTCTGGTTGGTACCGGGCACTTGGCTTTATTTATACCTCCGCATTGGGGGAGAGAGAACAAATTCGATCGTCTTACTTCCAATTAGAAAGACACCAGCACCACACTGGTTGTTAGGAcaaatgtctggtgtaaTGTGGTTAAAGGATAATGCAAAGTTTAGTTGGACATTATTGATTCACTCAGTTCTCGACCCACAATTTATGTTTTAGCGTTCAAACGCTGAGTGTAGTGTGAGGCTAGCAAGGATTCATCCAATGTCAAATTGTAATGAGTTTATTCAATGAAAAGTTGGAATTGTCATCCGACAGTAAGGAGCGTCGCTGCGCATGCAACGCCGAGTCCCCAACGTCTGTGTACGCTGAATAGCTATAGTCCAGGGGGGCAACTTGCAAACAAGAACATCAATTTGCCCTTAGCGGGTAGTGCAACTTCTGAGGCTGCTCTCATTAGACCTGCCCATGAAATAGCGATGCTTGAAGCGCAGCACACCGGCTAAGCTTTTCCCTTTCACAGCAGACAGTAGGAATGTTTGCACAGGGCCGATTGAATGCGACGAAATTTGGTGTTCAATGCCCAGTGAAGTGAGTCAGTGCTCAGTGCTGAGTGTTCGTTCAGGTCGACTTGATCATCTCGGCCCGGAACATGTTACGGCCGGACAGGGTCAGACTTGTGTCAGATTAGGTTGACATCAATAGCTGGTGGTCAATGTCAACATCCCTCACGAGTCACGAGTCACCACATGAAGCACACACCACACACCGAAATTCCCAAtgtcaccacatgcagctgGTTCAGTCTTCACCATTGGACGCCCTCCGGCGAACATTTCCTGGCCAATGCGTCGCCGCCCAACACCCAACGGCTTCCATTTGCTGAGTCCATGGGACTTCTACTCCTCCATGACAGACGGacgctccatgtccagcttCCCCGTGTGAGGCGCCAATCTACTTGACCACTCTGAGCTGCGCGCCTGTCTCGCAACATGGTTTTGCTCCTCGACGTGGCTGCAGCAATCCTGGTCTTGACGATTCGtgcagcagcggcatctGATATATATCCACCGAAACCAGTCGACTTGACAACTCCTGTCCAACAGCGCATTGCCATATATGGTCCAAATCGTATGTAAACGTCGCCTCTCAAAGAATACACAAAGTCTCTTACGATGCTTAGATGTCTCTATTGGCTGGAACACGTATCAGCGGCTGAGCAAGCCATGCGTTCAGTATGGCACCGGAAACGATGCTCTAACACAGGAAGCTTGCTCAAACATGTCTGAGACGTACTCAACATCGCGAACATGGTCCAACACTGTCATTATGGAAGGGCTGAAGCCCGCAACCATGTATTATTACAAGATTGTGTCCACCAACTCCAGCATTGATCACTTTACCAGTCCACGAGCAGCTGGCGACACGACCCCCTTCGCCATGGACGTTGTAATTGACCTGGGCGTCTACGGAACCGACGGCTTCACAACCGATAAGAGAGATACCATTCCAAAGATTGAGCCTGCGCTCAACCATTCCACCATTGGCAGACTTGCTGACACTATTGACGACTATGAGTTCATTATACATCCCGGTGATTTTGCCTACGCTGACAACTGGTACGAGAGGCACAAAAATCGGCTGCACGGGGAGGCAGCGTACCAATCTATCCTGGAACAATTTTACCAGCAGTTGGCTCCCATTGCCGGCCGTAAACCATACATGGCCAGTCCTGGCAACCATGAAGCAACCTGCGATATAACCCGTCACGTAAGCGGAGACTGCCCCTTGGGCCAAACCAACTTCACAGACTTCATGCACCGATTCGGCGCCACCTTGCCCACGGCTTtcccatcctcgtcatctaATGCCACTGCTAGGGCCAGAGCTGTGACAGCGCAGAAGCTGGCGCGGCCACCATTTTGGTACTCTTTCGAATATGGCATGGCCCATGTTGTCATGATTGATACCGAGACGGACTTTCATGAGGCCCCAGATGGCCCTGGTGGTTCGACCGGTGACAACGACGGCCCCTTTGGCTCGCCAAACCAGCAACTGGACTTCATCGAAGCCGACCTGGCGTCCGTAGATCGTACAGTTACCCCTTGGCTCATCGTCGCAGGCCACCGACCCTGGTACACGACAAGCGGAGGAGAAGCATGTCTGCCATGCCAGAAGGCGTTCGAGCCACTGCTGTACAAGTATGGTGTAGATCTAGCCATTTTTGGTCACGTACACAACTCACAGCGCATGTTGCCTGTGTACAAGGGCATTGCAGATCCAAATGGCATGAGAAACCCGAAGGCGCCCATGTATATCATAGCAGGCGGGGcgggaaacattgaaggcttgCGGCCAATAGGCAAAAATGTCTCATACAATGCATTTGCGTACGCGGATGACTTTAGTTTCGCCAAGGTGTCGTTCAAGGACAAACAGAATCTACAAGTCGACTTTATCAGGTCAAGGACGGGGGAAGTACTTGACACAAGCGTGTTGTACAAGGAGCATGCGGAAACGGCCCCCTTTTCAGACGATGAGTCTACTTCACTAGCCGGGAGGAGTATGGCATGGCTGGAGATTGTTGTGATGGTCATACTTGTGATtctataataaataaccgCACAATCAAGAACAAGATAACATGTACTCCCAGAAGAAATTTCCCCGTTGTTACTATACACGATGAGAGATGGAGCTGCTGTGGGTAAACGGTTGTAAGATAGCGGCACGGTCTCTGATGTCTTGAAATAAAGAGCCGAATAGGTAGTCGCACGTGCAGTTTACCAGACGAGTTTGGCCCATCACCTGCCGAGTCCGCCAAGACGAACAATCCTGGCCGCATCGACGCCACTTGATGGAGACTGTCGATGCCAAGACGCTTCCCGCCCCGAGCCGATTCATCAATGCTACGCTGCTGCTTGGCATGCAGCCATCGCGTAGACGCCATCGGCAGGGATTAAAAGGCGAAACGTGCGCTGCGCATTTCGTCATTGGCGGCCAAAGTCCATAATTTACGCGCATGTTGAATAGACATGTTGATATACTCATTAAATGGCGTTGAATCAGCGTGGCCGGTAGATTTGATCTCGCCGGAACGGAACACGCCGCATTGGACGAGTTTGTGTATAATACATGTCACACTGATGGCAAATTCTGCTAGGAAGTCTGACTACTTTTGGTGAAGGAAGTGAATGTGTACTATGGACATGTAGGTAGGTGTGCTGAACGACCGAGCTGGCCACCTAATCGGCCTCAAACAACGCATGTCAAACTAGAACATCTTGTGGATGAGGCGTCTCCATGCCGGCAAGGCGGCCACCTTGGCTCTATAGGCATTAATGTCGTCCCAGTCCAGTTCACGACGTCCTGTGTCGACATCGATCTGTGAGGTTCGCAACCATCCCTCGCGCTTCCAGAGGTAGCCAACggcccagaagaagagaatgACAGGAGCGGCGAGGTACTGCTGGAAGAAGGTCTCGGCCGTCGCCATGCCAGACTCTCCGGGTGGTGCCGTAATCGCAGAGTAAAACTAGAAATCCCTATGTTAGTTGAAGggctttttaaaaaaagtacaGAGTGGCCGGGGGACGAGGCACAACTCACCTGTGCCATCAAGACAATGACGCAGAGGAAAAGGCCCAGCCAGGAACCGTAAACTCCTCCTGCAGCTCTGAAGGGAATTTCATCGACGGTGTGACCATGGTATGCCCACGCCTTGCGGAACCGAATGTGAGCCACACAGACTGAACCCCAGGTAAAGAGTGTGGCGAGACCGGAGATGGAGAGCAACCACGTGAAGACAACGGGTCCGGTAGCACTAAGACTGACAAAGGCAATAAAGCCaaagaggatgatgaggatgactgAGAACAGAGGTCGGCCAGATTTATCAATGTATGTAAAGATTTTAGGGGCGTACTTTTGCTGCGCGAGGGCCGTGAGCGTTCGCGAACCTCCATAAACAGCCGAGACACTAATAGACATAACAGAAACAAGGATGACGAGATTCATGAAGTGGTCAAATCCGGTAAGGCCTGCGTATTTACCGACGAGGACAAACGGCGATGCCTTGGGGTCATTGTAAGCGCCCGCATTCAGCAGGGCCGGATCCGTGTCCTCGATGAGGAGCCCGACGAAGAAAAGACCTAGAATGTAGAAGAGGGTGATTCGCCAGAACACCTGCTTGATAGCGGTGGGCATGGTCTTGACGGGGTTGTGAGACTCTGCGGCAGCCAGGCCGACCAATTCCGTACCGGAAAATGAGAAGGCTGCCGTCACGAAAACGGAGCAGAATCCCTTGAAGCCGTTTT is part of the Metarhizium brunneum chromosome 4, complete sequence genome and harbors:
- the PAP6_1 gene encoding Purple acid phosphatase 6; amino-acid sequence: MVLLLDVAAAILVLTIRAAAASDIYPPKPVDLTTPVQQRIAIYGPNHVSIGWNTYQRLSKPCVQYGTGNDALTQEACSNMSETYSTSRTWSNTVIMEGLKPATMYYYKIVSTNSSIDHFTSPRAAGDTTPFAMDVVIDLGVYGTDGFTTDKRDTIPKIEPALNHSTIGRLADTIDDYEFIIHPGDFAYADNWYERHKNRLHGEAAYQSILEQFYQQLAPIAGRKPYMASPGNHEATCDITRHVSGDCPLGQTNFTDFMHRFGATLPTAFPSSSSNATARARAVTAQKLARPPFWYSFEYGMAHVVMIDTETDFHEAPDGPGGSTGDNDGPFGSPNQQLDFIEADLASVDRTVTPWLIVAGHRPWYTTSGGEACLPCQKAFEPLLYKYGVDLAIFGHVHNSQRMLPVYKGIADPNGMRNPKAPMYIIAGGAGNIEGLRPIGKNVSYNAFAYADDFSFAKVSFKDKQNLQVDFIRSRTGEVLDTSVLYKEHAETAPFSDDESTSLAGRSMAWLEIVVMVILVIL
- the inda1_2 gene encoding Amino-acid permease inda1, producing MSDKHKEMDAVPFSDAEKGPAHAPIEGTSQIVSKDAIICEPHPDFMTRNGLNAESFKKQHYGWGIVELERPMKARHLNMIAIGGSIGAGFFVGSGGALANGGPGSLFIDFLIIGVMMFNVVHALGELAIMYPVSGSFYTYSARFIDPSWGFAMGWNYVLQWASVLPLELTVCGISIQYWNADISVGVWIAVFLVVIVIINVFGALGYAEEEFWASLFKLCAIIIFMIIALVLVCGGGPSDGRYNEYWGARYWYNPGAFKNGFKGFCSVFVTAAFSFSGTELVGLAAAESHNPVKTMPTAIKQVFWRITLFYILGLFFVGLLIEDTDPALLNAGAYNDPKASPFVLVGKYAGLTGFDHFMNLVILVSVMSISVSAVYGGSRTLTALAQQKYAPKIFTYIDKSGRPLFSVILIILFGFIAFVSLSATGPVVFTWLLSISGLATLFTWGSVCVAHIRFRKAWAYHGHTVDEIPFRAAGGVYGSWLGLFLCVIVLMAQFYSAITAPPGESGMATAETFFQQYLAAPVILFFWAVGYLWKREGWLRTSQIDVDTGRRELDWDDINAYRAKVAALPAWRRLIHKMF